One genomic region from Daphnia magna isolate NIES linkage group LG10, ASM2063170v1.1, whole genome shotgun sequence encodes:
- the LOC116932057 gene encoding 5-hydroxytryptamine receptor 1D isoform X1 — protein MNETNSTATRVAASDYDVPIMALTVTFAQIVFRLTVVSVGMLLNSVVFLVVSCSRQLRYPRHIFWAAVALVDCLFLAQCVLELAVIVNHDHLACTFNVLLAFTDYSILLLFLCLAALDRYLAIVRYERYKRSVTIRATVTLLSCAAAVTFVIITSPFWTGHRSVHTCTIHLAQMYWVFAWNSLLGIFCVFLHVIIFVKSRKIIRSYFPNRCQPPITLKFVDPAVRLPGHHSVIANVGGDRELSRAARASGPARLENPSSLDRDLFQKMNLHGDGLHAPTHHADTECFPWMQGRSIVSRMEARAAVRMSVNLLPLWLCTFPISCTSLAIYWCIRLGGDCTILGQIMSYLRDVFLLHSIYNPVMYMCTSSEFRRAFNHIAWKLKIGCQTGTN, from the exons ATGAATGAAACGAATTCAACTGCGACTCGTGTAGCGGCCAGTGACTACGACGTGCCCATCATGGCGCTAACTGTCACGTTTGCTCAAATAGTTTTCCGACTCACTGTCGTCTCTGTTGGCATGTTGTTGAACAGTGTCGTCTTCTTGGTGGTGAGCTGTTCGCGACAATTGCGCTACCCGCGTCACATTTTCTGGGCCGCCGTTGCGCTGGTCGATTGCCTTTTCTTAGCGCAATGCGTTCTGGAACTGGCCGTGATCGTCAATCACGATCACCTGGCGTGTACGTTTAATGTTCTGTTGGCCTTCACAGACTACTCGATCTTGTTACTCTTCCTGTGTCTAGCGGCTCTCGATCGCTACCTGGCCATTGTCCGTTACGAACGATACAAACGAAGCGTCACAATTCGAGCTACTGTCACATTGCTTTCGTGTGCCGCTGCCGTGACGTTCGTCATCATAACGAGTCCGTTTTGGACGGGCCACAGATCCGTCCACACCTGCACGATTCATTTGGCACAGATGTACTGGGTTTTCGCCTGGAATTCGTTGCTGGGCATTTTTTGCGTCTTCCTTCATGTCATTATCTTCGTCAAATCGAGGAAAATTATTCGCAGTTATTTCCCCAATCGTTGCCAACCTCCCATTACGCTCAAATTCGTCGATCCTGCTGTCCGTTTGCCTGGCCACCATTCTG ttaTAGCAAACGTAGGAGGCGACAGGGAACTGTCAAGAGCTGCACGAGCATCTGGACCAGCTCGGTTAGAAAACCCATCATCGTTGGACAGAGATCTCTTTCAAAAAATGAATCTCCATGGAGACGGTCTTCATGCACCAACTCATCACGCGGACACGGAATGCTTCCCGTGGATGCAGGGCCGCTCGATAGTCAGCCGGATGGAAGCTCGGGCTGCTGTGCGGATGTCCGTTAACCTTCTACCACTTTGGCTGTGCACCTTCCCGATATCTTGTACATCATTGGCTATTTATTGGTGCATTCGCCTCGGCGGTGATTGCACCATTTTAGGTCAAATCATGTCCTACCTGCGTGATGTGTTCTTGCTGCACAGCATCTACAATCCAGTTATGTACATGTGCACGAGTTCCGAATTTCGGAGGGCCTTCAATCACATCGCGTGGAAATTGAAAATTGGATGTCAGACCGGCACAAACTAG
- the LOC116932057 gene encoding alpha-2A adrenergic receptor isoform X2 encodes MNETNSTATRVAASDYDVPIMALTVTFAQIVFRLTVVSVGMLLNSVVFLVVSCSRQLRYPRHIFWAAVALVDCLFLAQCVLELAVIVNHDHLASALDRYLAIVRYERYKRSVTIRATVTLLSCAAAVTFVIITSPFWTGHRSVHTCTIHLAQMYWVFAWNSLLGIFCVFLHVIIFVKSRKIIRSYFPNRCQPPITLKFVDPAVRLPGHHSVIANVGGDRELSRAARASGPARLENPSSLDRDLFQKMNLHGDGLHAPTHHADTECFPWMQGRSIVSRMEARAAVRMSVNLLPLWLCTFPISCTSLAIYWCIRLGGDCTILGQIMSYLRDVFLLHSIYNPVMYMCTSSEFRRAFNHIAWKLKIGCQTGTN; translated from the exons ATGAATGAAACGAATTCAACTGCGACTCGTGTAGCGGCCAGTGACTACGACGTGCCCATCATGGCGCTAACTGTCACGTTTGCTCAAATAGTTTTCCGACTCACTGTCGTCTCTGTTGGCATGTTGTTGAACAGTGTCGTCTTCTTGGTGGTGAGCTGTTCGCGACAATTGCGCTACCCGCGTCACATTTTCTGGGCCGCCGTTGCGCTGGTCGATTGCCTTTTCTTAGCGCAATGCGTTCTGGAACTGGCCGTGATCGTCAATCACGATCACCTGGCGT CGGCTCTCGATCGCTACCTGGCCATTGTCCGTTACGAACGATACAAACGAAGCGTCACAATTCGAGCTACTGTCACATTGCTTTCGTGTGCCGCTGCCGTGACGTTCGTCATCATAACGAGTCCGTTTTGGACGGGCCACAGATCCGTCCACACCTGCACGATTCATTTGGCACAGATGTACTGGGTTTTCGCCTGGAATTCGTTGCTGGGCATTTTTTGCGTCTTCCTTCATGTCATTATCTTCGTCAAATCGAGGAAAATTATTCGCAGTTATTTCCCCAATCGTTGCCAACCTCCCATTACGCTCAAATTCGTCGATCCTGCTGTCCGTTTGCCTGGCCACCATTCTG ttaTAGCAAACGTAGGAGGCGACAGGGAACTGTCAAGAGCTGCACGAGCATCTGGACCAGCTCGGTTAGAAAACCCATCATCGTTGGACAGAGATCTCTTTCAAAAAATGAATCTCCATGGAGACGGTCTTCATGCACCAACTCATCACGCGGACACGGAATGCTTCCCGTGGATGCAGGGCCGCTCGATAGTCAGCCGGATGGAAGCTCGGGCTGCTGTGCGGATGTCCGTTAACCTTCTACCACTTTGGCTGTGCACCTTCCCGATATCTTGTACATCATTGGCTATTTATTGGTGCATTCGCCTCGGCGGTGATTGCACCATTTTAGGTCAAATCATGTCCTACCTGCGTGATGTGTTCTTGCTGCACAGCATCTACAATCCAGTTATGTACATGTGCACGAGTTCCGAATTTCGGAGGGCCTTCAATCACATCGCGTGGAAATTGAAAATTGGATGTCAGACCGGCACAAACTAG
- the LOC116932051 gene encoding neuropeptide CCHamide-1 receptor isoform X3 → MTVSSQQLELENEVNLSSNGYVAYSQRPETYIVPILFGVIFLVGIIGNGCLIFIFCRHKSMRNLPNLYIFNLAVGDLLVLLCSVPFTATIYTFDSWPYGEFVCKASEFAKDTSVGVSVFTLTALSFERYSAIVKPVESFVTNSRSKLSIIICIAGIWLISIGLALPAVLFSHLLIQPGEKISETERIRDINGTLLGPPYHEIFICYPFPPEFGPAYPKIVVASRLLIHYCLPLLVIGFFYTIMARHLIQRLFLARLRWRLSCLCVVDKRRRFLIILTRIGNPVSKLPRWCSTSSFFLPFASCQCTSFSCGFISTPARGRISTILGTFSGFSALFWPTPILA, encoded by the exons ATGACGGTTTCCAGCCAACAATTGGAGCTTGAAAATGAAGTGAATTTGTCGTCCAACGGCTATGTTGCTTACAGCCAACGGCCGGAGACATACATTGTACCAATCCTGTTTGGCGTTATCTTCCTGGTTGGCATCATTGGCAATGGATGtctcattttcatcttttgcCGTCACAAATCGATGCGTAATCTTCCAAACCTTTACATCTTCAACTTGGCAGTCGGTGACCTTCTCGTCCTTCTTTGCTCCGTTCCTTTCACGGCGACTATTTACACGTTTGATTCGTGGCCCTACGGCGAGTTTGTCTGCAAAGCCTCAGAGTTTGCTAAG GACACGTCTGTAGGCGTTTCCGTCTTCACGCTAACTGCCCTCAGCTTTGAACGGTACTCTGCCATCGTAAAACCGGTCGAGTCGTTTGTCACTAACTCGAGATCAAAGCTGTCTATCATTATTTGTATTGCGGGGATTTGGTTGATTTCCATCGGGTTGGCCTTACCGGCTGTGCTGTTTTCGCACTTGTTGATCCAACCCGGAGAAAAGATTTCTGAGACTGAACGTATTCGCGATATCAACGGGACATTACTGGGTCCACCGTATCACGAGATCTTTATCTGCTATCCATTTCCACCGGAATTTGGCCCTGCTTACCCGAAGATAGTCGTTGCTAGTCGGTTATTAATTCATTACTGTTTGCCTCTGCTCGTAATTGGCTTCTTTTATACAATTATGGCTCGGCATCTCATACAGAG GTTATTCCTGGCCAGGCTACGCTGGAGACTGTCTTGCCTGTGCGTCGTCGACAAGCGTCGGAGATTTCTAATAAT TCTAACAAGAATCGGGAATCCCGTATCAAAGTTGCCAAGATGGTGCAG TACTTCGTCGTTCTTTTTGCCATTTGCTTCCTGCCAATGCACATCTTTTTCCTGTGGTTTCATTTCGACCCCCGCTCGCGGGAgaatttcaacaattcttGGAACGTTTTCAGGATTTTCGGCTTTGTTTTGGCCTACACCAATTCTTGCATAA
- the LOC116932051 gene encoding neuropeptide CCHamide-1 receptor isoform X1, with the protein MTVSSQQLELENEVNLSSNGYVAYSQRPETYIVPILFGVIFLVGIIGNGCLIFIFCRHKSMRNLPNLYIFNLAVGDLLVLLCSVPFTATIYTFDSWPYGEFVCKASEFAKDTSVGVSVFTLTALSFERYSAIVKPVESFVTNSRSKLSIIICIAGIWLISIGLALPAVLFSHLLIQPGEKISETERIRDINGTLLGPPYHEIFICYPFPPEFGPAYPKIVVASRLLIHYCLPLLVIGFFYTIMARHLIQSLQVIPGQATLETVLPVRRRQASEISNNSNKNRESRIKVAKMVQYFVVLFAICFLPMHIFFLWFHFDPRSRENFNNSWNVFRIFGFVLAYTNSCINPIALYCVSTNFRKHFNRLLCYCSDNDVFRSGGASQSLRPDCRQGDHSLVELRGQHTRPSEYTVTGQQTLCQSFDERC; encoded by the exons ATGACGGTTTCCAGCCAACAATTGGAGCTTGAAAATGAAGTGAATTTGTCGTCCAACGGCTATGTTGCTTACAGCCAACGGCCGGAGACATACATTGTACCAATCCTGTTTGGCGTTATCTTCCTGGTTGGCATCATTGGCAATGGATGtctcattttcatcttttgcCGTCACAAATCGATGCGTAATCTTCCAAACCTTTACATCTTCAACTTGGCAGTCGGTGACCTTCTCGTCCTTCTTTGCTCCGTTCCTTTCACGGCGACTATTTACACGTTTGATTCGTGGCCCTACGGCGAGTTTGTCTGCAAAGCCTCAGAGTTTGCTAAG GACACGTCTGTAGGCGTTTCCGTCTTCACGCTAACTGCCCTCAGCTTTGAACGGTACTCTGCCATCGTAAAACCGGTCGAGTCGTTTGTCACTAACTCGAGATCAAAGCTGTCTATCATTATTTGTATTGCGGGGATTTGGTTGATTTCCATCGGGTTGGCCTTACCGGCTGTGCTGTTTTCGCACTTGTTGATCCAACCCGGAGAAAAGATTTCTGAGACTGAACGTATTCGCGATATCAACGGGACATTACTGGGTCCACCGTATCACGAGATCTTTATCTGCTATCCATTTCCACCGGAATTTGGCCCTGCTTACCCGAAGATAGTCGTTGCTAGTCGGTTATTAATTCATTACTGTTTGCCTCTGCTCGTAATTGGCTTCTTTTATACAATTATGGCTCGGCATCTCATACAGAG TCTTCAGGTTATTCCTGGCCAGGCTACGCTGGAGACTGTCTTGCCTGTGCGTCGTCGACAAGCGTCGGAGATTTCTAATAAT TCTAACAAGAATCGGGAATCCCGTATCAAAGTTGCCAAGATGGTGCAG TACTTCGTCGTTCTTTTTGCCATTTGCTTCCTGCCAATGCACATCTTTTTCCTGTGGTTTCATTTCGACCCCCGCTCGCGGGAgaatttcaacaattcttGGAACGTTTTCAGGATTTTCGGCTTTGTTTTGGCCTACACCAATTCTTGCATAAATCCCATAGCGCTGTACTGTGTTAGTACCAATTTCCGCAAACATTTCAACCGTTTGCTTTGCTATTGCAGCGATAACGACGTCTTCAGATCTGGTGGGGCAAGTCAAAGTCTTCGCCCCGATTGTCGTCAAGGTGATCATTCACTTGTCGAGCTTCGTGGTCAACACACACGTCCGTCCGAGTACACAGTAACGGGTCAGCAAACGCTTTGTCAATCTTTCGACGAAAGATGTTAA
- the LOC116932051 gene encoding neuropeptide CCHamide-1 receptor isoform X2, whose product MTVSSQQLELENEVNLSSNGYVAYSQRPETYIVPILFGVIFLVGIIGNGCLIFIFCRHKSMRNLPNLYIFNLAVGDLLVLLCSVPFTATIYTFDSWPYGEFVCKASEFAKDTSVGVSVFTLTALSFERYSAIVKPVESFVTNSRSKLSIIICIAGIWLISIGLALPAVLFSHLLIQPGEKISETERIRDINGTLLGPPYHEIFICYPFPPEFGPAYPKIVVASRLLIHYCLPLLVIGFFYTIMARHLIQSLQVIPGQATLETVLPVRRRQASEISNNVRLTRIGNPVSKLPRWCSTSSFFLPFASCQCTSFSCGFISTPARGRISTILGTFSGFSALFWPTPILA is encoded by the exons ATGACGGTTTCCAGCCAACAATTGGAGCTTGAAAATGAAGTGAATTTGTCGTCCAACGGCTATGTTGCTTACAGCCAACGGCCGGAGACATACATTGTACCAATCCTGTTTGGCGTTATCTTCCTGGTTGGCATCATTGGCAATGGATGtctcattttcatcttttgcCGTCACAAATCGATGCGTAATCTTCCAAACCTTTACATCTTCAACTTGGCAGTCGGTGACCTTCTCGTCCTTCTTTGCTCCGTTCCTTTCACGGCGACTATTTACACGTTTGATTCGTGGCCCTACGGCGAGTTTGTCTGCAAAGCCTCAGAGTTTGCTAAG GACACGTCTGTAGGCGTTTCCGTCTTCACGCTAACTGCCCTCAGCTTTGAACGGTACTCTGCCATCGTAAAACCGGTCGAGTCGTTTGTCACTAACTCGAGATCAAAGCTGTCTATCATTATTTGTATTGCGGGGATTTGGTTGATTTCCATCGGGTTGGCCTTACCGGCTGTGCTGTTTTCGCACTTGTTGATCCAACCCGGAGAAAAGATTTCTGAGACTGAACGTATTCGCGATATCAACGGGACATTACTGGGTCCACCGTATCACGAGATCTTTATCTGCTATCCATTTCCACCGGAATTTGGCCCTGCTTACCCGAAGATAGTCGTTGCTAGTCGGTTATTAATTCATTACTGTTTGCCTCTGCTCGTAATTGGCTTCTTTTATACAATTATGGCTCGGCATCTCATACAGAG TCTTCAGGTTATTCCTGGCCAGGCTACGCTGGAGACTGTCTTGCCTGTGCGTCGTCGACAAGCGTCGGAGATTTCTAATAATGTACG TCTAACAAGAATCGGGAATCCCGTATCAAAGTTGCCAAGATGGTGCAG TACTTCGTCGTTCTTTTTGCCATTTGCTTCCTGCCAATGCACATCTTTTTCCTGTGGTTTCATTTCGACCCCCGCTCGCGGGAgaatttcaacaattcttGGAACGTTTTCAGGATTTTCGGCTTTGTTTTGGCCTACACCAATTCTTGCATAA